TGAGCTCCTCCAAGGCGCCACCATCTTCTCAAAACTCGACCTCCGCAATGCCTATCACCTGGTTCGGATCCGAGAGGGAGACGAGTGGAAGACAGCCTTCAATACCCCGAAGGGGCATTACGAATATCTTGTAATGCCCTTCGGGTTGACTAACGCTCCCGCCGTTTTCCAGACCTTGGTTAATGACATTCTCCGGGACATGTTGGAccgacatgtttttgtttatctggACGACATCCTCATATTTTCCAAGACCAAGGAGGAACATATACACCACGTCCAGTCTGTCCTGCAACGTCTTCTGGAGAACTCCCTGTATGTTAAGGCTGAGAAATGCGAGTTCCATGTGACCACCGTTTCCTTCCTGGGTTACATTGTATCGGGCGGAAACCTCAAGATGGACCCCGCAAAAGTCACCGCCGTTACGTCCTGGTCCGTTCCTGAATCCCACAAACAACTGCAACGCTTTCTGGGGTTTGCCAACTTTTACCAGAGGTTCATCCGGAGCTACGGCTCGGTCGCCTCTCCTCTCACCGCCCTCACATCCTCCAAGATCCCTTTCCACTGGAATCCTGCAGCCGAAGAAGCTTTCCAGACCCTCAAAACCAGGTTCACCTCAGCACCCATCCTCCAAGTCCCCGATCCAGATCGACAGTtcgtggtggaggtggatgcctcCAACATGGGAGTCGGGGGCATTCTGTCCCAGCGCTCGGCCGCCAACCAAAAACTGCATCCCTGCGCCTTTTTCTCCCGTCGGCTTTCCCCTGCCGAGGGAAACTATGACATTGGGAACCAGGAATTATTAGCGGTAAAGCTAGCCCTGGAGGAGTGGCGCCATTGGCTGCAGGGGACCAAGCTACCATTCCTGGTATGGACTGACCATAAAAACCTGGAGTACATCCGCACCACCGAGAGGCTCAACTCCCGACAGGCCAGGTGGTCCCTCTTCTTTACGAGGTTCCACTTCACCCTTTCTTATCGTCCCGGTTCCCGCAACATCAAGCCCGACACTCTCTCCCGCCAGttccaggaggtggaggaaccTACCCCGGgtcatctctccatccttccgGACTCCTGCCAAGTCGCGGTCCTCACCTGGGATATCGAGAAATCCGTGAGAGCCGCGACTGAGGATCAACCCGGTCCCAGCACCTGTCCTCAGAACCGCCTGTTCGTCCCTCAAGCTGGGGGGTTCGTCCAATGGGCCCACTCCTCTAAACTTACCTGCCATCCGGGCATCCAGCGAACCCAAGACGTCCTGCGACAGTGCTTCTGGTGGTCCTCACTCCCCGTGGACACCAGAAAGTTCGTCAACGCCTGCCCGATCTGCAACCAGCACAAACCCTCTCACCAAGCTCCAGCTGGTCTCCTGCGTCCTCTTCCAGTACCCCATTGTCCTTGGTCACACATCTCCCTGGACTTCATCACCGGGTTGCCCACATCCGAAGGCAACACCGCCATCCTGACGGTGGTTGACCGGTTCAGCAAGATGGTccacttcatccctctgccAAAGAGACAGCCGAACTCCTCTCCATCCACGTCTCTGTTCcccgcactggagaaggaggtttcctgtccctcagtccagaccttcatccgccGCTGCCGTCAGACCTGGACGAAAGCCCGAACAGCCCTGCTTCGGTCCGCCGACCGCTACTCGAATGCTACCAACCGACACCGCACTCCAGCCCCCTGTCTACCAAGTGGGGGATAAGGTGTGGCTGTCGACCCGGGACCTACCACTGCAGGTAGAATCCAAGAAGCTGGGGCACAGGTTCATCGGTCCTTTCGAGGTCGAGAAAGTCATCATCCCAGCGGCAGTAAGGCTCAAGCTCCCCaggtccatgcgcatccatcccacgttccacgtctccagggtgaaaccagtcagggagagccccttgatgccggcggctcctcctcctcgcctcatcgaaggaggacctgtctacaccgtccatcgcctgcttcgctcTCGTCGCTGGGGACGGGGTATccaatacctggtggactgggagggatacggtcctgaggagaggtcgTGGGTTCCAGCTCGTCACATCTGTGATCCTCGACTCATTGTTGCTTTCCATCtacagcacccggaccagccctccaggagAAAGACCCCTGCCAGAGACACTCAAGAGGCTcccgagtcagacagtgagaCCTCGTCGTCCGGGTCCgaggaacccttcctccagaccccctccacccaccctactgaagatccggactctgcggcctcggaggagtacttttttaatcttatataaatattacatcTTATTTCAAAGGATCTTACCATGCGGATATTTACTTATTCCATTGgcagattgtttttttacttattacaAGCAAAAACACCTTGAATTAATTGCGATTTCTTTCAATTCACTAACAAAGACCGCGCTTATCACGAGATAGgttatgactgatttattacGAATGTGAGTCAGAGGGATGAGTTAGGGAAGGGGTTGGAAAGagggtcgagggatgaaggggtaggggtcgagggatgagggggtaggggtcgagggatgaagggaaggGGTCGTGGgaagaagggatgagggtaagggatggagggtgagggaaggaggggtgtagggtagagaagcagggagggtaaagaaggttgatgactgatggtgggaggagagcgatTGTGTCCGGTGGCTGGCAGGAACAGGGGGATTGGAGACTCTTGGGTGGGGGCTGTCTCTCCGGAAGGTCAGGTGGCGCAGAGTCCCCAAAAGACAGCTTCAAGAGGACAGGTGCCGATGTGCGTTTCTGATGTCATTTAGGTTGGAATGGATGTAGGTGTGGTACACGGGGGACGACCAGCGGCCGAGGGTCTTGATGACGTGGTCGGGGATTCCTTGGCttgaggaggtggaggcggtCCCCGATGAGGAATGAGTGGCCTGAGTAATGTTCCGGGTGTATACCGGATTTATGGAGGATTTGGTGGAAGTGGTGGTGAAACCAGGTTCTTGTGGCCCCTTTGCCTGTCTCTGTGATGAAAAGCGGGTCCTGTGGAGAAGTTCCGCTGGCTAATCTTGCGCTTATGTAGTCGCATATGGGTTCGAATGGACTTAGGTATGAGTTTAGTCGAAAGATGTAGATGGGCTGGGGCGGACCAGACTGGTTGGTCTTGCTGCGTTTGAGGTGGTAGATGATGGTGTCCGGATGGTGGATGGAGATGTTGGACATGGTGGCGTGTTGCGATGGATGGTGGTCAGAGTTCTGAGCGGTGAATTCCGAGCAGCGCAGGAAGCCGTAGAAGGCCAGCAAGAACATGGACTCCAATGCTTTGTCCATGGAGGGAGATAGGTAGCCGGAACGGAGTGTTTGGATGCAGCGGGTAAGGAGGTCCGAGGTGAGGGGCAGACGTTTAGGCGTGGGGTGTGGTTCGGCTTTACGGAGACCTTTGAGTAACATGGTGATGTGTGAGTGGGACGCAGCTGGACAAGGAGTGCCTGAGGAAAGTTTGGCAAAGAAGTTGATTCCGCTTATGTAGACCCGTATAGTGGAAGGCTTGATCTTGAGGAGTGAATGGGCGAACGTGATGAAGTTCGTGAGGGTCAGGACGTCGAGTGAGGGGAATGGAAGGCCGAGGGAAGCGTGGAAGGCTTCAAAGCTATTCCATCCGGTGAGGTATGATGAGAGTGTTCTGGGGGCGACACTGTTGAGGATGGCGTCTTGGGAGGCAGAGATTAGGTGTTCTAGTAGCGGGGTCAGTTGAAGATGGTGGCTGAAAACGGTGGGACCGGAGTTGGCAGAGGGTCCGCGGCTGGCGCCAATCGTCTGAATTTCTGTAAAGAGAAACGAGAAAGTGAGTCGGCTATGGAGTTTTTGTGACCTGGGATGTGATAGGCTCGGATGATGAATTGTTGCTGGGCCAAAACCAAGGTGAGTCTACGCATGAACTGCATTATGTCTAGACAATGTGACCGTCCTTTGTTGATGATGTCTACGACGGCGCTGTTGTCTGAATATAAAGCGATTGTCTTTTTGGACCATTCCCGGCCCCAAAGAATGGCTGCTATGACTACCGGATACATTTCAGAGATTGCCGAAGAAGGGGTGAGGGATGAGAATTCGTGCGGCCATTCGGCTGAGAACCATTTGCTGCCGTAGAAGCCGCCGAAGCCAATGGAGGGGGCTGCGTCTGTGAACAGCTGGATGTCTTCCGGCTTGGTGATGTGGTCATCGTAAAATAAAGAGATGCCGTTCCATGAGGAGAGGAACTGGTGCCACagttttagctccgttttgcaTGCTTTGTCCAGGGAGGCGTGGCCATGGAGATTTGGGACAGAGGCGGCGACTGAAAGGAGGTGGGACAAGAAGGATCGACCTTGGGGGATGATGCGAATGGCGTAGTTGAGGTGGCCTAACAGTGAAAGGAGTTGGTGTTTGGTGCATTTGGGGGCCAGGAGGTAATTTGAAATGAGTAAGGAGATCCGATTGATTTTTTCGGTAGGTAGGGATGCTTGGAGTGACACTGAGTCGAGGGTGATGCCGAGGAATTCGAGGGAGGTGCTGGGGCCTACGGTTTTCTCTGGAGACAGAGGAACGCCGAGTTCCTTGAACGCTGAGGTTAAAGTGTTGAGGCCGTGTGCTGGGGGTGAGGAAGGTGGCGTGACGGTGAGGAAGTCATCTAAGAGGTGGATGACGTACGGAAGTTTATAGACGTTGATCAGGATCCAGCAGAGAGCTTCGGATAAGCAGTCGAAGATTTTTGGGCTGCTCTTGCACCCGAAGGTCAAGCGCACTGCAAAGTAATAAGAGCCTTTCCAATGGACGCCGAAAAGATGCCAGAATTCGGGGAGGATCGGAAGAACTTTGAAGGCGCTGATGATGTCTGCTTTAGCCAACCAGGCTCCTTGACCTGCGAGGCGAATGAGGGATGCGGCGTTGGTGATTGTGGTGTACTGCATGGAGTAGTCCGGGCTCGGGATTAGGCTATTGATGCTTGGGATGGAAGAGCCGTGGGGGGATGAGAGGTCTATTATAAGTCTCTTTTTTCCTGAGTATTTCCTAGTAGCTATGCCGATGGGGCTGATTCTGAATATGGGGAAAGGTGAGCTATGGAGAGGGCCGATCATGAAAGAGTCTTTGACTTCCTGAGCCAGGAGTTTGTCGACTATGTCGGGCTCGGAAATGGCGGATTTCAAATTATGGCATGTATAGGACTGCTCTGGTTTAACCTGCAAACCTGGGTGGAAGCCGTGTGTGAAACCTTGTATTAGGAAGCTGGTGAACTGGCGGTCTGGGTGGTTCTGTAAGGCGGAAGCTAGAGCTTGGACCTTGATTGGTGTATTGAGGTACTTACAGAGGCTGTGCTTGGTGGGGTTGTGGGGACAGGTTGGTCTGGAGTGGGCACCTCCGCAGAAGGAGCAGGTGTGGAGGAAGCGGCAGCTAGAGGTGCTGCATCCTAAATCGTTGAAGTTGTTGCAGACCATTCTCCCGCCCTGGAAGAGGACTGGTCTGCCTCTCCTGTCTACCCCTTTGGGGAGAGGGCCGGTGGTTGTTGGCTGGTTGGTGGCTGGTTTTGGGATGATGGATGGTGGGGGAAATGATGGAGGCAGGCTGCGGTAACCGGTGGGGCTCCGTCTTCTAGGAGCGGCTGTGGAAGGCAGGGGGCTGTGAGGGTGCATGTGGTGGCTGGATGTGAAGGTGCGCCACAGGACTCACAGTTAAGGGAGGAGCGAGCTGCAAAGACTCTGCAATATATGAGTGTATACTAGTGTACCCCAGTAAGTTCCCTGGTTGAACTGCTGCACTCGAGCAGCGGCTTCGGATGTGAAAAAGGACAGTAAAAACCGTTGCCGCCGAACCTCAAGGCCAGGTCTAGGATTAACGACAAGTAGTCGTCCAGTGGCTCCAGGGAGGGGGAAGAGCagaaaacaggaggaaagaatAGGTTTTGGCCGGTTGCTCCGCTATGGGCCCCTGCTGTTGGAATTGTCTGAGCAGCTGAGGTAGCTGGATTCATGTAGGGCGGAGCAAAGTTGGCCAAGGTAGATGATGCAGGaaaggcaggagggagagaagaggaaaggatgttGGGATGAAAGGATGCATGTGCATGGGTTGATAGTGTAGATTGGGGGAAAACAAGTGCAGAATGTGATGTCTCTGGGGCAGAGAGGGTTTGCTGTGATACGACCTGGCCCTCTGGGGGGGCTGCTGTGGCTGACGGGGATTCCCCGGCCGCCGGATGCGTCGTGACGTCATCGGCGTAGCGGCTGACGCGGCGGCGGGAATCCGGAAGTGCTCTGGAGGTTTGCTGAGTATTGTTGTGTTGGGAGTCcgtgaaaagtttgaaaagttttgctttCCTGTCGGACTTATTGAACGGGATGTTGCGCTGGGTGAGTACGTTCTTTAGACGGGAGATTGTCCACTTGGAGATGTGGGACATGTTGAGGCTGTTGGAGAGTCGGCGTGGTGAAGGAGGGTCGGGGTGGTTCGAGCGCCTGGATCTCGAGCGGATGGGAGAGCGGCTTCGGGGAGGGACGATGTCCCTCGCGCGCCGAAGTCGAGTTCTCCCCCTGGGGCTGATGGAAGGCGAGGGGCCGACGGCCTCGGAGTTGTCCGGGGATGAATGCCGGGAGCCACGAGGAACGTGGATGGTGGAACGTAGCCGAGGTTGCTGGCGACGAAGGATGGTGGGAGAAGGTTGGAGCCTCGGGACTTCGGGGGTGAGCTTGTGTTCTTCGAACAGCTCGTTGTCGGAAGGGTTGAGGAAGAGTTCCTGGTCCATGGTGCTGGGTAAGCGGTTTTGGGTTCTTGTTGTGTTGTCTCGCGATTCTGACGTCATGAGGAAACAGAGtcaaggaggaagtggatggattcgtcatgcttaaatactttgtgcagagCCAATTAGGTGTTCAGGGCGTGGTCATTGTTCCCGAACTacgttatttaaaacttcatttaatttttcttctttgaagcagccctttttccttcttcctAAAATACTGTTACAAGTAAAGGTCTTGCTGTGCACAGAGTTGCTATTGCCAGTGTTATATTATTcttcaatatattatatatattgattaataCTGATCCATTAACTTTTTTATGTCATCGAGGTCATATTGATGAGGAGCCAAAACTATTTTACAAAGTTTTGGCTGGTTTCATTTACTgaggaaaaatgtattgtagTTTAGAAGCtcatatcaaaatgtaaacactaATTTAAAGTACAAGGACCTTCCAATTGTAcacaagtacagtacttgagtttaTGTACTTCATCAATTAATccatttgacagaaaatgaatcagcatcTATATTAATAATCTcttatattcatacatttttaaccatttgatggttttagtttttcaaaCATAAATATTTGCTTATTTCCTTGTTAATattgtaccaaatttcatatattttcGACAggcaagacatttaaaaatgtccccGTGGACTTGTAGGACATGTGTCAatatttttggatgttttaaagGACAAACAGTTAGTTGAGAAATTATCAGtttattaattgataatgaaaggAATCCTCAATTGCAGTCCTAAATGCATGTGCAATTATTGTgtaatttttatatttctattttatacaAATCTGAACTGATCTCTGAGCAGTAAAATGATTGGTTCTCCGTCTTGTTAAATAATCACATTGGTCGTATCTTGGTCATTGATTATTCTTCTGAAAGCCGTACAGAGAGGCAGCAAGATTGCCACACCACCATCACCCACTACTATTACATCTAACTGTGTTACTCCATCTAACAGCATTAGCCCCGTGCTCTGCAGCACACAAGCTGCTTCCAATAGCCCCAGTCCAGCAGTGCCATGTGACAAtgggagaaaacaacaactaatatCCAGCCAGCACAGTTGGTAATTAATCCTGGCTTGGCTTCCCTCGGCCAAGGAGTACAGCAAAAAGGGCTGGGAGGCAGGATCCCTTTGTTAAGCTTTGACCACACAAGTCACCTCACCGGCCCTCCCGAAGCGGGGAAACGCCAACTTTGGAGTATTAAGAAAACCAATAGCCTTGTTGACATGAACACGGAGGCCTAACCCCCGCAGCCTCCTCATATGAAGCATTGATTTTTCTGTCCGGCCACAGCACTAAACCCATTCATTCTCTACGGCCGAGACCGAGATTTGCGCGGAATGCGAGCGCCctacacacgacacacacacacacacacacacacacacacacacacacacacacacacacacacacacacacacacacacacacacacacagagacaacacacacaggggccCTGGCTAAATTCTCCTTTCATCCTCTCAGTCATACCTTGGGGGGGGAAAGTTGAGGATTAAAgtcacccctcctcctccgggTTTCACCATCACTCCAGCactgaagaaacacacacacacacacacacacacacacacatggatacaTGAGTAAacatgcagagacacacacagtaccGCCTGCCCTGTGTTGAGAGGCCAAAGGGGAGGTGAGGTTAAATGTATTGGGGTGAAGCTGAGGCTGATCTTTGGGGATTCAGGTCACCGGGTTCACACCGTGGGACTCTCTGGCAGGGAGACAAACACAATGGTGCAGCCCACCGCAGGCAAGACACGTCCATATCGTTGCACAGACTGGTGCAGGTTCCACCGTTAGCCATCGGTCACCTCTGCGGTTTAGTGGGCAGTTGTTTTTTCTCGTTCCCTTGTTCTCTCCCTCTATTGTCTTATTTCTTGTAGTGAGGATTAAGTAGGTCTCTCCGCCTCTCCATCCCATCTCCAACTGCAGTAAAAACAGGCCAAGAACAGAAAGAGTTTGTGATCTTCTTCTAAGCCTGATTAACTAGCAgcacacagacaacacaaacaaaaggttGGGACAGACAGTTGTAACTGACTTTATCTGAATGTGTGATGCAATAAGAGAAATACATCAAATCAAAGTAAAAGGCTGGGATAGAGCAATAGAGGGTAGAAGAACTAGCATTTGCTCAATTAGCACGGGCACATTTGTGAAAGCACAATGTCACAACTGCTCGGGTTGTGATATTGTGGCTCGATTCCCTCCAGGACACGCTGTGAGACATTCGGAGACATTAGCATAGGGTGAGCTAACGAAGAGGGAAGacgaaaggaaaggaaaaattAAAGGAGCAGCATATTTTCAAAGGGTCGGTTGTACCCGATGTCATTAAACATTTATAGAAGTCTCCCCTCAGCGTGAAGAGCAGTTTGGTTTTAGGGAAGATGTGTTGCAGAACAAGTTGGGGGTGAGTGGGGGGGGGAGTCacacttttaatttgtttgctttctctctgcctTAATATCTTACAGATAACAGACACATAATTCTTCTCTGTAGTGTTTGGTCTAATTTGCTCTagtagtaagaaaaaaaaaggaataaagtaAGTTCACTAATTGAGCTGCTACAAGAACTGGAAACAGCCATCACCTGTAAATGACACAGTGGTCCATTTTGCAGAAAGAAATTCCAAGCATCCCGAAATCCCATTAAGATGTAGTGAATGTGCACGCCTCTGCCCAGAAGAGTGAAGCTATTTCTAGAGCtattccaaaagaaaaaacatctgaaatacTTCTGCTAGTACACAAAGACCAAATAAGTTCTTTCTAGAATATTATTTacccttttctttcattttattatactGTTATAAAGATAATACGtattaatcaacatttattttaaagtgccAGTGGGCTAATTTCCAACTGCAGTCCTTGagtgacattttgagaaatacaaacataagACAGTAAGACGCTGACATTGGAACCAAAGCAACAAAGCTGCATGCACAAGACAAATCATGCAATGCAACAGGGAGGAGCAAAACATTGATGCCACAGTACTGCACAATCATCACATACACAGTTTACAAAGTGCATTGTACTCAACTTAGTTCTGTTGTCATTCAATCTGCCTTTGACAATGTCAGGATTCATAGCACGCACAAGAATGCAGCCGGCTTATAGGCTACCTTTAACTAAAGGTCTACGTTCCCATGAGCACACATACGCATTCTACTAAACAAGCCTGTGAGTGAGCACGAGAGACgatccattcattttttttgcactagCATTACCGATACAAAAACACCATAAATATCGGAATAGCCTACCACACGCAAGCCACAACAGCCagctaaataatacaatatgacCAGAAGTGTCTAAATATAGCTTTAGCCCCTGGGGATACAGACTTTTTGGAGGCCCTACCCTCCCTCTGCAATATACCACAGGAACAATTATTTCAGCACCCCACCTCAATGGACAGCGACAAATGGTGAACTAAGTACCCTCCTAATCAGTAAACAGAATACGAAATAGGACTGTGTCGAATAACTCGAACTTCATTCATATCGTTGATATCCAGGATTCTtaatcaacatttgaatgttgCGTAGCTTTTATTTGTAGAATTTGATTCTACTGATTGTTTCCAACTcctgtgatccaaacatttccaataacacCAATGCCCTGTGAAGCCCGAAAGTCAAAAAGGCTttatgtaatcatttccaaatgtacatgtttttatctaacaaaatataCTGCTTCAATTTATTGGTGTTATGTCTTTCAGAAACATTCTCTGCTAATGTGGTCCACGTTGCTTTAAGAAAAAACTGATTAGGAAATAGTTCATCTCTGTAACAAATAAGTGTCAGAATCAGCCATAACTCTCTTTCAGCTGCACTGTGAACGGAGCCTTCAAAGCGATCTCCATTTCTCCTTAAACTGTATTTCCACCATTGATTACTTTGCTCTGGTTGTTGATCCAATTAATCCTCAGTTCTGTCCTCTCTGTTGTCTTTTCAGAGTGGCAGGTTGCCACAAAGCATAAGTCATTGTGTCCACGTCTTTGGCTTTTCCTTTAATGCTGAGCCAAAATCTCCCAGCACCAAATGAGTCCTGGATCCACATCGAACTTCAACTGATTCATGAAGattcatgtttctttgtgttggCCAATGCACAAAATGTGCAtatacacttacacacaagTAATCATAACAGTGTTTCCAGATCTCATCAACTAACTTGTTGTGATGTTATTATTACTGTCAGCAATATAATATGAAAACAGACCCAAGTTGTAAATTGGATTTATCCCTTCAATGGACAttttttggcagaaatggaatataacatAAATAAGTATGATTAACTATGTTATTACCTGACAattttaattgttatattttacttACATTGAAATGAGCTATTTATATCTTCATAGGGGGCGTGTCCTCTTAATGGTGTCCGCAgtgttgcactgccatgtttctacagtggccgagaacggacaaaccaaataCTGGCCATTCAAGTTTTTGTGTCAGCCACCAAGGTTCTCCTTTCGGCTTAGTTTCAGTGGGTTGCGGTCTGCAACCTCTCTGCAAGACGCTGCCAAACCCTTCAAACTTGCCCTTAGAAGTCCAAAACATGTCAAATTCCCAACTTTTTCGAGTCATGATATTAACCCATTACTGAGTGCAATCAGTCACTGTTTCTTGTCAGATGTCATTCAGTTGAAGAGAGGCCATTCACTCCCTTATCCCGTACTTTCAGCTAAAGGTGTACATTCATGAAGGAGAGGATCACATAAAAAAAGGTGTGAAGTTGAAGGCAACGTGGACCACAAAGGGTCCACGTTGCCTTCAACTTCACACCTTTTTATCACAACGAGGCCTGGGACCCGTGCGCCATGTTAGATTCCAGTGGTGTAAACAGCGAGAACGTGACACGGATCTTGATCACGGAATGGCTTTGGGGAACGCATGGCTTGCGGAAGCAGACgccatttattcattttatttttcttccttctcttttcaaCGTGCTGCGTTGGCCGGTGCAAATTGCAGATAGTGGGGGAGTTCGGGGAAAGGCAAAGGGTTGTTGCTGCCCTGGGATATTTATCCTGGGAAAATTTCCACAGGAGATATTGTGTGATCTCTCCTTAACtctgacagagaaaaagagagaaggctGAGGGAGAAATAGAAATTGTAATCACAGTATGCTTGAGGGAAATGCATGTagctcacagaaaaaaaagaaccattACGTCCAGAGACTTTTCTTTGTGAAAAACTGAATAGAAACTAGCATTGCACTTTAAGTAATCAGACCATGTACCACTGAGACCATGGGAACAACGTGTTAATGCAGCTTAATCTCTAACGCCCAGGGGATACACACTAGATGTTTCTTTCCCGGCTCTGTACAGCTGGTATTACATTATGGAAACAGGGATTTGGAATTAGGCTCATTCCATGAACATGAAATACACCATGATTTACAACAAAGCGATACACAGTTGTGCCATCAATTTAAAAAGTGCATGCATAAAGGGAAAGACATCTCCTGAAAAGCAACTTTCTGTCAGAATCCACGGACCGAAAAACTGCAGACACTTTCAGAGCAGAGAAATAAgcttgattgtttttctttagttatCAAAATAGTATTTAAAGTCCAATGTAAACATTGTCTTTCTcaatccatatatatatatattgacattggatcaaatgactatgtgTAAAAAGAAAGGGGATACTTGATGAACTCACAGAAAATGATCACACTTTGCAATTCCCATCCGCTCCATGGCCTAGGTGCTTCTTCTCAGctcattatttagtttttccaaCCCACAAATACTACACACTACCTATTTTGCAGTAAATGTCAGGCAGACAAATTTTGCAATTAAATAAAGCTCACGAGtaaaaagagaccaaaacagatcTAAAATGAGAGGATTCAAAACTACatgtgacaaacccacag
This region of Anoplopoma fimbria isolate UVic2021 breed Golden Eagle Sablefish chromosome 2, Afim_UVic_2022, whole genome shotgun sequence genomic DNA includes:
- the LOC129098839 gene encoding uncharacterized protein LOC129098839, whose protein sequence is MHPHSPLPSTAAPRRRSPTGYRSLPPSFPPPSIIPKPATNQPTTTGPLPKGVDRRGRPVLFQGGRMVCNNFNDLGCSTSSCRFLHTCSFCGGAHSRPTCPHNPTKHSLCKYLNTPIKVQALASALQNHPDRQFTSFLIQGFTHGFHPGLQVKPEQSYTCHNLKSAISEPDIVDKLLAQEVKDSFMIGPLHSSPFPIFRISPIGIATRKYSGKKRLIIDLSSPHGSSIPSINSLIPSPDYSMQYTTITNAASLIRLAGQGAWLAKADIISAFKVLPILPEFWHLFGVHWKGSYYFAVRLTFGCKSSPKIFDCLSEALCWILINVYKLPYVIHLLDDFLTVTPPSSPPAHGLNTLTSAFKELGVPLSPEKTVGPSTSLEFLGITLDSVSLQASLPTEKINRISLLISNYLLAPKCTKHQLLSLLGHLNYAIRIIPQGRSFLSHLLSVAASVPNLHGHASLDKACKTELKLWHQFLSSWNGISLFYDDHITKPEDIQLFTDAAPSIGFGGFYGSKWFSAEWPHEFSSLTPSSAISEMYPVVIAAILWGREWSKKTIALYSDNSAVVDIINKGRSHCLDIMQFMRRLTLVLAQQQFIIRAYHIPGHKNSIADSLSRFSLQKFRRLAPAADPLPTPVPPFSATIFN